The Vitis vinifera cultivar Pinot Noir 40024 chromosome 1, ASM3070453v1 DNA segment ATGAAGGGAAAATTTGTTGGGGAGGATCTTGGAATTTAATTCATGGGGTCCTCTTGTTTCtcatgaaaatcattttccaacaccctttttttttttttttttaactatggCAATTAGCAATAAAAACCTTTGTATATTTTGAGGCTTTGTTTGGATTCacttgaaaagtgttttttcttaaggcttaaaaaagagtttaatataaaaaccAGCAAAACATAATTCCCTGAATTTtagcttataaaaaaataactttaataaattttttataatgccAATATTATCCTATTaaagcataaaacaaaaactttaatGGAAACATCTGCATTTGATCTTCAAACACTACTTTTTAGTGCTTAAATGCTTAAGAAACTCTTCCAAGCATAACTTATATTTCTCTttgatttggaaaataaagaaattagaagaaaatttaatttttcaacgCCTGCttattaagggaaaaaaaaaatcccatagaaatagagaagaaaaagaaactgatAAGagtcaagaaaaagaaacttggGTTTCTGCTTCAAAGGATCAGACTCATTTATTATTATCCTCCATTCTTTTCCATTCTTCTTTCCATTTCTGAGAATCAGTCATTTAAGCTCATACCCTCTGCAACATCCATCTTCAATGGCTACTTCTTATTAgcacaaaaatacaaaacaaaacgAAAAGAACTCAACTTTCTTCTAGAAGAAAAAGAGTTCCTAAGCTTTGAAGGGCTTCTATATCATGGTCTCAACAATAGTCACAAGCAATTTTGAGGTCTGAAGGCCTACTACAGCCAAGTTTAAAGCATTTCAACTAGTTCTTTTAGAACAAATCTCAGTAGTACCATCTTAAAAAAGATGGAAAGATGCCCAGTTGTCAAGTGGATCAATCAGAAGAATCAACAGATATATAATTGGAAAAACCTAATTCGCAAAGAACAGAAGAACGGGCCTTAAGTAGCAGTGTACGTGGGGTTGAAGGAATGCTGTGTATATCCCAAAAGAAATCATGCAACATTATTTATGAATAATACAAAGTTGGTAACCCAAAGACAGAAAATCAAGGGAACCCAAATTTTGGGCTAGGATGGCATGTACAAAGGCAATATAATATCCCCATGGGCTCACAACAACTGACTGCACTCCCCAAAGCCATAGAACCAACTCCCTACTTTCCCTAGTTCCTCTATAAGATTCTCAATTCATATATCATAGCCTCATCCTCCCATGATTAAGTTAAAGGGGGTGGAAGGTTACCTGTAGGGCATCTTTGACGACGGGGCCGTCTAGTGGTCTTCCCCCACCCTGTTAGGCTTCTATCCTCCAGTCCCATTTCAATATTAGTAAGCTGCTGCACCAATGGACTGCACACTGTGGTAATGGCCACGTCTGTGGTAATGGCCACCTCGGTGTTGGGGCTGACCACTGACCTCCGCCTGCCCCTTGCGCCCCCATTTCTAGTGCCGTTTCTTCTAGCCAATCCTGAATGCCAAGGGTGTCCAGTGGCTCTCATCAACCCCCCAAATGTCTGAAGATCTTCTGTGACCTCGTGTCTTGAAAGAGAAGCAAGGCCAGGAAGGATGTCCCTTTGAAAGTCCCTCCTCTGCCTCCCTCTCCTAGCTTGCCCCTTTCGGGTTCGATTTGGCACTAAAGCAGTTCCAGTTTCTTCCACTTTTGAGTTTTCTGGAACTACAGGCTCAGGCAAGTATTCATCTACATTGGTCTCTATCAATTTCAATGTCATTGCCTCAAAATAATCAATTCCACCGGGTTCCTCATTATCTACATAATCTTTGCCCCTCAAAACTGAACCGAACTTGCTATCAAGATCATCTGCACAAGAAGAAATTACCTCCACAAACCAGTGGAGGGAGGAGTCCTTCAAAGGAGCTTCCGAGAGGTAGTGAGTGGGGCTCTCCAGGTCACTGCAGTTGCCAGATGATGAGATGGCAACAATTGCTTCTGCTGCTATTCTGGCAAATTCATCCAGAAGGCCATCATCTTTGTGTGGCAGTGATTGTACAGGTGAATCATGCTGCTTTCCTATAGATTCCAACCCAGAAAGAACATCTTCCTCGGTTTCAGGAACTACAGGGGCTTCCAGATCTATCTCCAAAGCAATCTTCACATTGGTGCTTGGAACAGGAGTCATTGAAGCATCATCCTCAGTTATACAAGAATTCAAATCGATGTGACTTCTAACACAGGCAACATTAGAATGTGCTCCCTTCTCTATAATCAGAACTTCTGCAGGAGTCTGCTTGCCCAAGTCAGGAACTGCAAGATCACAAGGCAAGTTAATATCAAGTGCTCTgtttttccaattattttcaatgtcCTGACCTTCAGATGAGTAAAGAAGGGATGCAGAGGGGGAGGTAAGCGAATAAGACTCATTGTTAGAAACATGAGGCTTCTCAAAAACAGGAAAGCCAAGAATTTTTCTATTCCTTGGGCAGTCACTTATCTCAATCTCCTTGGCCTCAACATCACAGGCATAGGCAGCTGATGTAACATTCTGAGACAGATTTTGACTAGGACCCTTTTCAGCTTTATTTTTGTCACACAACAGACTAAGAGAAGACTGAAAAAAACTTGATTCCATCTTGTCTGAACCACCACACACATTGGAGGCCTCATTCTTACAAGCTTTAGCTCTGAGCCAAGGCAGTGCTGGCATGTAGTCTTCATGCTTCTTTTCCCCATCTATGATTTCAAGACCTTGCCGGGGAACTGCATCATTGGATGAACTGTTTGAAAGCACCATATTCAAGTTCATATCTTTTGCAGACTTCACATCCATGCAATTGGAACCCTTGGAGTACTTTGCAGAACCTTCAATTAAGTGTCCAGAGACTGCACTATCACCATTAGTGCAGTTCAAATAGTCAAAGCCAATTGATGTAAAACCAATTGGTAGTTCCTTGGACCCAGATGAGGACCCATGGTAAAATCCATTTCGGTTAGCTACTTCACTTCCAAAACCAGGGTTTGACCTGGAATTGCTGTCAAGATGCCACTTGTGTCCAAAAATCCCATGACTCTGGGCTGATGACTGCAAACTCTTACTCAGGGTAGTGGGTGAAGTTAAAAACGGCTGTGTTTGAATTGACATTGACTTCTGACTGAGGCCACTGCTCATCTTTTCCCACGATGAAACTGAATGAGACCAAGACTTGGCCAAATCAGAGGAAAAGACAAATTGACATTGACTGGGCAAATGAGAAGAGACAGCCTGTTCTGCATGGTTATAATTTGAGAGACCTTGACTTTTCTCAGAGATTTCTAAACCAGACGATGTCCTTTCCCTCCACATATCTCCCTTGTTTTGATCAGTGAGAAGAAATGCTGGAGGCTCATGGGCCTTGTTAAGCATAACTTGTCCTGGCTGGGAAGGTCTAGGCAACTTTTCTGGTTGGAGACCTTGTGAATTAGATTTTGGGTTACTTTTACCGTGCCCTGTAAACAGAAATAGCATTCACATAAAATCATCAGAACTAAAAGAAACAATCCCTTCAAACATTAGTTCTTAATCTttaaaattgaaaggaaaagggTCCTTTCCAAGAGATGGCTCACTAGATTCAAGTTGGCTCATAAATCCCTATCAACCcagtattttcatttttattttttttgatcgGCTATTTACCCAGTTGAATATCGTAAAATCAATGTGTATGCTTGTGTTGGAAAGGAGTGAAAAGGTGAACAAGAATGTGTTTGTGCAAAACACGAGCACTGTCAGTCACAGCCTCAGAATACCAATGTCTTCCATGAAACCCAACCACGTCTCATCTTTGGGGTTAGTGAAGATCTCTTCCTTCAGTTTGAGACTTCACATCTTTGTTCTTtgaattcttcctttttctttcatttgtttgtaactttaatatataaaagatacATATAAAACCAGTTCAGATGAAAGCACAGAATGCCTTCATCTGCAGAGACACCAAATAACAACATGCACTATATGAACTTCAAAGactgaaacaaaataaaaaaataaaaaataaataaaatgtggGGCAATGCAAAATTTATATggaaacaaacttaaggaataTCAAGCCAACTTAATTAAGAAACCGTACCTGCTTCCAGCATATAGGGCAACCACTCCCTCCCATTTCCTTTGCTCTGCCCATATAGATTGTTCAAAGTCCCATTGTCACTTCCATGATGGGAGTTCTGTAAACTTCCCTTTGGAAAATCTAGAAACTCTGACTTGGGCTTAGCAGACAGTTCCTGATCTTGAGTTTCCCCATGGCAGGTGGGACGGCCTAGAAAATCAACAGAAGCAGGATCTTTTGCTTCTTCAGCCTGAACAGGCTCATTCAGGTCAGCCAACGCATTTGTGCTCcttaaacaaaaattagatttcGAAACATCTTCTTGTCGACAAGTCTTCCTATCACTGCCAAGAAACAGCTTTATCCCACTTTCTGGAGCAATCTTACAATTTTCATTAGGAGGATAATCATCAGGCACTTTATTGTTACCAAACTGTTCCCCTTCTTCAGTATCGATGTATTCATCAGCAGGAAGTTGAAGATTGAACATTTTTCTCCTAAGCTTTGTGGGCCTGGACTCCAGCACCTCACAATCCTTTGAACAACCTCCGTTTTGGAATTGAACAGGACCAGCTGGTGAACTGTTCCCTTTTATAAAACTCAAAGGGTGATGACTGTTCTCAGTGCCTGAAACAGATGGACTAGCACAAACAGAATTTATCAATGGGAAGCCAGGGATATGCCATTTTCGAGCTTCTTCAGATGGCATTTGAGATGATAAGGGGCTTGATGACAATGATGTCTCAACAGGTACCCTCTGCTTATGCAGttcctttcttttaatttcatcCATCAAGTTTCTTTGTTTTCTGTAAAGGCGGTGGAGCTCATGGACCTGGATTGACAGAAAAAGGTTCAGACAAATTCAACTGCACGAATTGAATTCCAAATGAAGGtcttttatcataaaaataagtaaaaagagTATGAGTTCCCAGTCCATGGAAACAGTAAGTTGCATATCATCAAAAAAGATGAACAAAAATCAGATTTCACAATCAACATTAGAAACTTGAGGACAAATATACCTGATCTTTGAATATGGCCTCATGCTCAAGCATTGTTTGCTTTAGTACATCCTTATCATACCCAGTATATGCATCTGCAATGGCCCTTGGCAGGAACCCATTGTAATATTGCCCATTTGTCAATGTTTTATCTCCATAATAAAGGGGCCAGCCACCACTGTTAGAATCCTCATTAAGATCCCTCATGGAGTAATATCCTGGCAAATAGCTTTTACACTGCACCTTTGTTCCCATACCTGCTGATCAATGAAGAAACACCAAATGTGAAAGATAAAacataaatcaattaataattGAAAGCAATAAATGCTTACGTTTATCCATTTGAGAGCATAATACTCATGAAATAATACAGACAAGACAATCAACAAGTTCCATTTTCAGGTTTCTTGATGTAGACAAAGAAAACCCTTTTGGTTTGTTCGGCAAAAATCAAGCTTAACAATTTTGTAAGTAGTGCAAAAATACCAGGGTCAGCTCCATATCTAATTCACCCCACCCAGAACCCTGCTTCATCAGGATAGAGCTAAGTAATGGTATTTTAAACTTTCTAATGAAGACACCAATTCTCCATCACTGCATGGTTCACTCATTCTCACCTCAAGTGAAACATAAAGGATTGCACATGCCACATAGTAATAATCACCCCAGTTCATGCTTACAGCAGTGCGTCCTGTGTTTCTACATTTAGATTCGGCACCAAAAGTAAATAGTGTAACCTTTAAACATGATTACGATGGTCTGGACAAAATGGCATGGATCAACAGCTGCGATGCCTGGATCCAACTGATCTTGATGAGAAGGAGCACAGGGCAACCAGCACCAACCTCAAGCAAAGTAAGCCATAATTTTGTTCCCCCAAAAGATGAGCTGACACAATGTAGAGACTTTAAATTTACCATTTGGAATTCTAATCATCATCATGTTCATTTTCCATTAGCAGGCGTGGATCCAGAAATTTTCACATAGGGGCCCGAGAATACATACTACATTAACTCTTGAAACTATTGTTCAATATaaattttcccctttttcttgtTGGGATAGGGGAACAAGATGAAGCATCCTATTGGGCCTCTTtgaaaaactggatttttgagaAGAGAGAAGACATCTGGAAATGTCAtttgaaagttttttaaaaaagatgcACAAATGAGAGGAAAACAGCAGAGGAAAAATCAAAGAAGCACAAAGAGTGTGAAACAGAATCAATAAAGATGCTAATAATATTGTTTGTGTCATGATCCACCTCATATTTAATTTGTCTCACCAAATTCATTACTTTATGGACTTCTATATTAATTATCCTGCGATTTCTAATTAAATATCCAATGAAGTTCTAGATTAAATATCCTACAGATTTTCCATATTCTACTGCCATTCTGATGGTTTGAACAAACAATGGAGATGAAGTGACTTGATATGTTTTATAAAGCATCAGAAAAATGTGTGTTTTGatttttcatagcatttaaggCGAGTCTAATTCTACACATGCTCACAACCTGATTCTACACAAGCATGCACTTGCATGTGAGTGCACATTCATACAGGGTTGCACAAGATGAAACAAGTCCTTTGCATgcctaaaatttttttttttatcagactTTGCATGCCTAAAATCATTTCAAGGAtttcataaaatggcatttGGCTTCAAACTTTCCTAATGACTCCCATGAAAAAACTATGCTTTCCATTGTTATGGAATAAGAAACGAAAGAATCCCATTTCCACAGGACTTCCAAACATGGGTAACTGAAACATTAGGTGAACTGGACAAAGGTGGCCAGAACACAAGAGTCAATTGCTCACCTAAATTATATTCAGCCATATGCATAATTTTTCACTtgcaaaataatgaaaattttcttttaatagacaagcaaaagatattaaaaaaggGGCTCACTCTATGTATCCAAGGGGTATACCAGACACACCAAGAGAGAAATAACAGAAGACactcaacaaaaaaacaaaaaaacaaaaaaccaactATGCACAATGTGCACTATCTATGGAATTAAACATTGGACAGTTCTCCAACCCTGAAGCTATTCTATATCATTCTCACACTCATTTAACAAAAATCCCCATCAATTTTTTATCAAGAAGCTCTTCCTCCTTCAAACTCTAGGAATCACACTCTCTCCAAATgcatcaaaacaaacaaaaggagATTTTTTCCATACCTTCCTCCGATGTTTGTCCAGCACTGACTCTTAACCAAACTTCATTACTTCATGAACTTCTACAATAAACAATTAAACATACTACAGGTTTCCAATTTTTTATCTCTTATAATGATCTGGACCTCCTGTGGAGATGTTTTGGTTTTTCATACCATTTAGCACAAGTCTAATGCTACAACACAAGCGTGCACATGCTTGCAAGCTTCTGATGATCTGGACAACTTGTGAAGTTGAAATGACTGCATATGTTTTGCAAAGTATCAGGAAAGTGCCTGTTTTGAGTTTTCATTGCATTTAAGACAAGTCTAATTCTACATGCATGTGATCTAATTCCACACGAGAGAACGCACATCTGTGCACGTGCATGTTCAAGATGAGCCAAGTTCCTTGCATGCATAAAATCATATCAAGGATTTCATAAAATCACATTAGGCTTGAAGTTTCCATAGCAAATCCTATACAAAAAGATGTCCTAAAATGACATTTGGGTTTAAGTTTTCATAATAACTCCAGTACAAGAAGCTATGCCTTCAATCAttattggaaaaagaaaagaaagactcCATTTCCATTGGACACCTAAACATGCTGTAATTGaccaaaacaaaaagagagaCTCAATAGCTTACCCAAAACTATATTCAGACATGTATAACTTTTCAcatccaaacaaaataaattcctCTCACTCTGCATCCAGTCAGACACCAATTCTGAAAATCTGAGTGCTAACTTTATTTTTGAGAACCAGACAATGAAAATTCTTAACTGCTAACAATGGTTTTGTAGTGATTCTAGCAATCACCTATAATCTGTCCACTTAGTAAAAAAGTGGGTCCACTTATTGAGACTAAAATGTGTTGAATTTATTGAGATAATCAAGGATGTAACAGGAAATTGTTTCCTATCATTCTTCCCATCCAAAAATTCAATCCAACTATGGTAGCTAAGTTTACTTGGATTTGGTCTAGTTTCCTACAAACACAAGCATACTTAATTCACACATATGGCCCCTCCACATGGCACTTATTATGCTGTCCATCACTTTTTTCCCAAGTTGAActctattttttaagaaaaaaagttaatatcttTACAAAACTACACTCACTTCCCATTCACTATCCATTTCTTCCCTTCTCCCTTATCTAAACCTTAGTTTAACCTCACACATTTCCTCCATAATGAGGTGCTGTAAACCCCTCAAACAGTTGAAAGTCGATGGTAAGAAACCTGCATCGGGCTCTGTAATTTCAGGGTAGGTACTTGCtggtcttttattttaaaagatcaaTAGATGCTTATCATAGATCCTTGACTTAATATTGAGAAACCTACATAAATCTTACCTGCATTGTATATGGAAATCAGCATCCTTATTACCCCTCTATCATCTTTTAAAAGTACCTAGATTGTAATGGAAATAGTCAAATAATCTAAATATAAAACTTAAAGCCAAATTTCTGGTACACTATGAATGTACAATTAAAATAACTACGCTGACAGACCCAAAGTAAGGAGTTACATTACCAAAACAACAGAAACAGTAAACGCTAGCAGCATCCTCAAGTTCTAGAATAACAATGATCCTCACCACTAAATCAAGTTCACCATAAAATGCCACTAAGTAAACAAACATCCCCGTTTAGAATTGACGGGGGGAAGTTGCCAGCAACGCAAGGAACAATTCCATATACACATATGGACCAGAACAGTCTAAAGGGTTAAGTAGATAGCCTTCTAAAATAACTAAGATACAAGGCACACAGAGTCAAGATATGATGCAACCCACAgcattggaaaaaataaaaaataaaaacaaacaaatgctTGTATATCCTTTCCCATATTTCAGATAACTTTTACATGGCCACAGCGCACTCATCCATCTGGGTTCATGCTGAAAAGCTCTCAGGTATGCAACAAAGTAAACAATAAAAAGGCAATTGGGTTTGCTGAGTACAATGCATATTATGCATTTGACCGAAGCAGCATCAATTGGCATTGTCAAAGCCTCCATGAACCCTAAAAGAAATGAACTCATTTAACCAGTTTCTTTGCTTCATCATAAGAGAGAATGAATTCAACATCAGGAAATTGTTTgttaagaattaaaattgatGCAATTGGTAGAATACATAAAAATTGGGATCAGAACACAACCAATCTATCATCATAAAATTGATAAAGAGCCGTTGGTTCAAATAACTAAGAAGCAAACTCTTCCTATCTTAAACAAAACTCCCTCAGACACAGAACACACTAAGAAACCCATAACAGAAAAGGaaagttcttttcttttttactttttctcctccAGTTCtcaagaagaaaattttaaatttgaaacaaaagcTTAAAGCACAGATCCCACATAGAAAGAACAATCTAAACTAGAATAAAAGGAATGCAAATCTCAACAACAGAACCTACCATACCTAAAAATTAGAATCACCCATCAAAGCCAAACACCCATCAAACCCATCACCAgggaaaagaataataaaacaaatgcAAACACCCAATTACCCAAAGCCATCAAACCCAACAATCAATCACACCCAAAAACACAAACTTGGAAACAAAACTCAAAATCATCGTAGAACCATCACAAACCCATCACACCCACGAATCTAATTCACCAAAAAagtagggaaaaaaagaaaagaaaagaaaagaaaatttacctCAGACCCACATCTTCTTATCACCTCTCCTTCAAGAATCCCCACAGATTCAATCATTGAACCCGCAGAACCCCATGTCCCATCATCAAAATTCAGAGCCACATCCCTCTCCCTCCCACTGACCcaacaaaattacaaaacaacTACCAACACTACATCACAAAAACAACAACATCAACCAAGTGGGTGTCCTTGTACCACCATTGAAGGAGCTTAGATCGTCATCAGGTAGAAGAAGATTTGCAGATTTCGATCTGCTGGGCCACTCTCCTCTGATACAAACAATAGAgcttctagagagagaaagaaagagagagatccCAGATAAGAAATCTTCACACAAACAAACGACCTTCTAAGAACAGTGACATGAAATTTGTCAACATCCGGTCTCTTTTTATTCTCTGCTTTTTCTTCACTTCTCTCTCTATATGTGTGAGTTTCCTTTCcccatttataattattataatatttcttCATTTCTTGGATTTTTGAGGAAATCAAAAGAAATGGGCATTTCTAGATTCTCTCCACCTTCCTTGCTTTTGGtacagatattaaaaaaaaaacctacatcatatcattatttttttatttttcttcaacaaCACAGCAATCTTCTCAACCTAGTTGTTAATGTccaattacattattttatttggaCATAATTGGATTGAATTTTCCATTTGAGGAGTGTTTATTTGGGTTGTAAGTGGGGACAACATTGGGTCCATTCATACTGTGACAAGGATGAGGTTTCCTGAGactttaggtttagggtttggtgGTGAATGCCCTTCTCTTTTGGATCTATTTACAATAAAGTTAAcaactttttattattcttaaaatatttttcccaacttttgtcttaatatcaattaaataaatcaaacgtattttattttattaatttttaaaaaaatattaaaatttgaatactatgcaaaaatctaaaaatttaaagaggaataaaattaaggatgataaatatattttaccttttttttcctttcatttccatttttatgaTTCATTCATGACTCAATCTTAATTAGAAATTATGAATCATTATTTGTAAATATTCAAATTTGAAGACTTTCTATTAAAACCTTATGTGGCAATCTAAGTTGTGCTAAGgtgaaaattataattaaagatGAGGATGGAATTATGGTTATAACAACTTAGTTCTTAGTGTTTTTTGAGAATTAATTgtcaaaaaaatatcaaatcaaattaaattttaatgacaTGATTTAAATTGCTAGATATGAAAAATGAGACAAAATTAactgtttttaattaaatatgaagtGAAAATCCAAACACAATATTTAAGGCTATTGAGATAAATCTCAAATCTGAATTTTATACTTTTGGACTTgatttatctatatttattatttaaaaaaaaaacagacctactttatttccttaaaagtgaaataaaaatcatattttatttaattaaaaattttcttatcgTTAATAAAAGgtctttaaaatataattactaGATATAGAATTAATTATATACAAGAATTCCCTTTATTTTTACTCcttttattattaatcaaaagGTTAAAACTTAATCAAGAGTctatttagtaattattttcaaaaataaaattttaaaaatattatttgatttaaaaaaaaaaaactctatttgaaaatttatttgttgttaatactttaaaatatgttttaaaaattaaaaaaaatcatatctagttttttatttttaattattttaatataattatttcttaaaataatccttagaaaaataatataaaacaattaaaatatattatatgaaaacaacatatatttttttttaacaatataaaatattttttgattgtaaaacttattttttgtgttatttGTTTTGGAGAATTAAAAACCTGCTCTAAAAACCAATCCCAAATAAACCctaaatatctttttatattttttattttttggaataagaaagataaattttaaagtagaataatccataaaaaaaatgaataaataaattcttgagataataaatagttttaaaaaaatttaaaatttgaactagtacaaattttttgaaaattaatatttttttaatatagtttcataagaaaagttactattattttattttaaaaaatagaaaataaaaaatatatcaaacgCACATCTAAAATTAGATTTACTAACAACCCTTTTAACCTGCTTTCAACAGGTAAATAACCCATATTTATCAGATTCACTTCATTTTCTaaacccaaaataaaaaataataataatcataaaaataaaaaaagggaaacaaagaatTTCATGTAGGGTCTTGTCCTCACAAAAAGTCATTCACTATTTATTGTTTGGAAATGATTACTTCAGATCTAGGACTGAATGCACAtagcataattttttatttttcttttaaataaaagtagaaaatggAACAAAACAATGTAGAGATGTTGGAAAAGGGAAATGTCACTTTTTAGATGTTGTAAAAGAGATAATGGTTGCATTCATTGCTCCTTCTTTTGTGAATATCCTCTTATTAAATTAAGTGGGTTCAAAATAATACCACATTGGGATTGGGAGATTGGGATTGggattatagaaaaatatttggatttttttttttttttttgggtggtgtGTGTAAGTGAGTGATGCCCTTCATAAAACTTGACAAGTAGACAAGTACCAAATCACTTATCCACATTAAAAGTCACCTAAATGTATATGCCCACCTAAAGGCCCTATGTTTTGCAATCAAACATCCCttctttcttcatattttcccacttattttctcacattttccattagttaaaaaaaatgtaccATCACATTTATTTAAGGTGGGCATGAAAATTTGGTAAATTAAAAAGTTATcctaattaatcattttttatagaatcaattttttgctttaaattaTGAGGGtgtttagtaaaacttaatatttattatttaattacttaaattgattttaaattaaaatatactttaattttttacttaaaacttattacttgattcttgttttaagtattaaggttatttgataaaattaaattgaaatttattttaaatcattacattgatatatttatccttataaattataattaatgcaAATGAAGTCGAATAACAATGAAGGTCATGAAGTAATAAAAGAGATCACAAAAGtaattaaaacaaacaaaaatgaaaatgtaaagTTAagaatcaattaattatttttacttattacttaaagttatttatcactttaagttataccattaagttattttatcaatcacacgtaatttacttaatgacttaaattaaattattgaatcactttaagttattaaattgatttatcaagtacgtatgaatattaaataagttattttatcaatatttttcattttttgtgaaaaagaaaa contains these protein-coding regions:
- the LOC104879181 gene encoding uncharacterized protein LOC104879181 isoform X3 produces the protein MFKGMGTKVQCKSYLPGYYSMRDLNEDSNSGGWPLYYGDKTLTNGQYYNGFLPRAIADAYTGYDKDVLKQTMLEHEAIFKDQVHELHRLYRKQRNLMDEIKRKELHKQRVPVETSLSSSPLSSQMPSEEARKWHIPGFPLINSVCASPSVSGTENSHHPLSFIKGNSSPAGPVQFQNGGCSKDCEVLESRPTKLRRKMFNLQLPADEYIDTEEGEQFGNNKVPDDYPPNENCKIAPESGIKLFLGSDRKTCRQEDVSKSNFCLRSTNALADLNEPVQAEEAKDPASVDFLGRPTCHGETQDQELSAKPKSEFLDFPKGSLQNSHHGSDNGTLNNLYGQSKGNGREWLPYMLEAGHGKSNPKSNSQGLQPEKLPRPSQPGQVMLNKAHEPPAFLLTDQNKGDMWRERTSSGLEISEKSQGLSNYNHAEQAVSSHLPSQCQFVFSSDLAKSWSHSVSSWEKMSSGLSQKSMSIQTQPFLTSPTTLSKSLQSSAQSHGIFGHKWHLDSNSRSNPGFGSEVANRNGFYHGSSSGSKELPIGFTSIGFDYLNCTNGDSAVSGHLIEGSAKYSKGSNCMDVKSAKDMNLNMVLSNSSSNDAVPRQGLEIIDGEKKHEDYMPALPWLRAKACKNEASNVCGGSDKMESSFFQSSLSLLCDKNKAEKGPSQNLSQNVTSAAYACDVEAKEIEISDCPRNRKILGFPVFEKPHVSNNESYSLTSPSASLLYSSEGQDIENNWKNRALDINLPCDLAVPDLGKQTPAEVLIIEKGAHSNVACVRSHIDLNSCITEDDASMTPVPSTNVKIALEIDLEAPVVPETEEDVLSGLESIGKQHDSPVQSLPHKDDGLLDEFARIAAEAIVAISSSGNCSDLESPTHYLSEAPLKDSSLHWFVEVISSCADDLDSKFGSVLRGKDYVDNEEPGGIDYFEAMTLKLIETNVDEYLPEPVVPENSKVEETGTALVPNRTRKGQARRGRQRRDFQRDILPGLASLSRHEVTEDLQTFGGLMRATGHPWHSGLARRNGTRNGGARGRRRSVVSPNTEVAITTDVAITTVCSPLVQQLTNIEMGLEDRSLTGWGKTTRRPRRQRCPTGNLPPPLT
- the LOC104879181 gene encoding uncharacterized protein LOC104879181 isoform X4, coding for MGTKVQCKSYLPGYYSMRDLNEDSNSGGWPLYYGDKTLTNGQYYNGFLPRAIADAYTGYDKDVLKQTMLEHEAIFKDQVHELHRLYRKQRNLMDEIKRKELHKQRVPVETSLSSSPLSSQMPSEEARKWHIPGFPLINSVCASPSVSGTENSHHPLSFIKGNSSPAGPVQFQNGGCSKDCEVLESRPTKLRRKMFNLQLPADEYIDTEEGEQFGNNKVPDDYPPNENCKIAPESGIKLFLGSDRKTCRQEDVSKSNFCLRSTNALADLNEPVQAEEAKDPASVDFLGRPTCHGETQDQELSAKPKSEFLDFPKGSLQNSHHGSDNGTLNNLYGQSKGNGREWLPYMLEAGHGKSNPKSNSQGLQPEKLPRPSQPGQVMLNKAHEPPAFLLTDQNKGDMWRERTSSGLEISEKSQGLSNYNHAEQAVSSHLPSQCQFVFSSDLAKSWSHSVSSWEKMSSGLSQKSMSIQTQPFLTSPTTLSKSLQSSAQSHGIFGHKWHLDSNSRSNPGFGSEVANRNGFYHGSSSGSKELPIGFTSIGFDYLNCTNGDSAVSGHLIEGSAKYSKGSNCMDVKSAKDMNLNMVLSNSSSNDAVPRQGLEIIDGEKKHEDYMPALPWLRAKACKNEASNVCGGSDKMESSFFQSSLSLLCDKNKAEKGPSQNLSQNVTSAAYACDVEAKEIEISDCPRNRKILGFPVFEKPHVSNNESYSLTSPSASLLYSSEGQDIENNWKNRALDINLPCDLAVPDLGKQTPAEVLIIEKGAHSNVACVRSHIDLNSCITEDDASMTPVPSTNVKIALEIDLEAPVVPETEEDVLSGLESIGKQHDSPVQSLPHKDDGLLDEFARIAAEAIVAISSSGNCSDLESPTHYLSEAPLKDSSLHWFVEVISSCADDLDSKFGSVLRGKDYVDNEEPGGIDYFEAMTLKLIETNVDEYLPEPVVPENSKVEETGTALVPNRTRKGQARRGRQRRDFQRDILPGLASLSRHEVTEDLQTFGGLMRATGHPWHSGLARRNGTRNGGARGRRRSVVSPNTEVAITTDVAITTVCSPLVQQLTNIEMGLEDRSLTGWGKTTRRPRRQRCPTGNLPPPLT